A genomic window from Candidatus Bathyarchaeia archaeon includes:
- the sfsA gene encoding DNA/RNA nuclease SfsA — MSKLPITLDFELIAGKFLKRLNRFMVLARVDCEEVYAHLPNSGRLTTVLCSGETAYFRRRKARASARAKSVYSMFAIQHGALPIIVDAQFSNFLAETAIKAGLIRDLNGYRIIKKNFEPNEHSRVRLDFAAEKDSEVFYIEVKCVTHVMDSVALFPDAPTQRGRQHTIELTALLGYGFKSGLIFSVQRPDALIVKPNFEVDPEFAALLERAVLKGLKVFTIKSTFNPPRTVILDSGGVQFKM, encoded by the coding sequence ATGAGTAAACTGCCTATAACTCTCGACTTCGAACTCATTGCGGGAAAGTTTTTGAAGAGATTGAACCGATTCATGGTTTTAGCGAGAGTCGACTGTGAAGAAGTTTACGCGCATCTACCTAACTCAGGTAGACTTACGACAGTGCTGTGCTCCGGGGAAACAGCGTACTTTAGGAGACGGAAGGCGAGAGCCAGCGCAAGAGCAAAAAGTGTTTATAGTATGTTTGCAATTCAACACGGCGCTTTACCAATCATCGTGGACGCTCAGTTCTCAAACTTTCTCGCCGAGACAGCGATTAAAGCAGGGTTAATTCGAGATCTAAATGGCTACAGAATTATTAAAAAGAATTTTGAGCCGAATGAACATTCAAGGGTTAGATTAGATTTTGCAGCGGAAAAGGATTCAGAAGTATTTTATATTGAGGTTAAATGCGTAACTCACGTCATGGACTCCGTTGCGCTGTTTCCCGACGCACCAACACAGAGGGGAAGACAACACACAATAGAGCTAACAGCGCTGCTGGGGTATGGGTTCAAATCCGGGCTAATATTTTCAGTCCAGAGACCCGATGCGCTAATAGTTAAACCAAATTTTGAGGTGGATCCAGAGTTCGCGGCGCTGCTGGAAAGAGCCGTGCTTAAGGGCTTAAAAGTTTTCACCATTAAATCAACCTTTAATCCTCCGAGAACCGTAATCCTTGATTCCGGTGGAGTACAGTTTAAAATGTAG
- a CDS encoding mRNA surveillance protein pelota: MKILEKDFKHGKITVVPEFLEDLWVLYTVIQKGDVAYARTTREVRLGERYERSEKGKRISVFLGLKVESVYWDKSLNRLRVHGTVCDAPEDIGAMGSHHTFNVTLNTPITIIKKRWLDYHVKQIERAASGRTAPMIIISIDDEGYCAATLSEVGLDIAAEERISLPGKHMVDERQRVLNEMFKSALRVLEDLVKSLNGSIVVVGVGFVKEMFMRFLRENQSNIYSKVVDVKSVNSAGRSGIYEALRSGILSKALQHIRVVEESSAVEEVLKRLGMGREDVTYGLSEVERAVSLGAVEEILVTDELIRGSSDDEMLHLEELIRSVEDKGGRVRIISIEHEAGAKLKSLGGIAALLRFPISQ; this comes from the coding sequence ATGAAAATTCTAGAGAAGGATTTTAAGCATGGAAAAATTACCGTTGTTCCAGAGTTTCTCGAAGACCTCTGGGTGCTCTACACAGTTATTCAGAAGGGCGACGTTGCATATGCTAGAACCACGCGGGAAGTCCGCTTAGGCGAGAGGTACGAGAGGTCTGAGAAAGGCAAACGTATATCAGTTTTCCTAGGCCTTAAAGTTGAAAGCGTCTACTGGGATAAAAGCCTAAACCGCCTTAGAGTTCACGGCACGGTTTGCGACGCGCCTGAAGATATTGGGGCTATGGGTTCACACCACACCTTCAATGTAACTCTAAATACGCCGATTACAATAATTAAAAAGAGGTGGCTGGACTATCATGTTAAGCAGATTGAGCGGGCAGCTTCAGGTAGAACCGCGCCGATGATAATAATTTCTATTGATGATGAAGGATACTGTGCAGCTACCTTAAGTGAAGTCGGCTTAGACATAGCAGCCGAGGAGCGCATCAGTTTGCCTGGAAAACATATGGTTGATGAGAGGCAAAGGGTTCTTAATGAGATGTTTAAGTCCGCCCTAAGGGTTCTGGAAGATTTGGTTAAATCATTAAATGGCTCAATAGTTGTAGTTGGGGTTGGATTCGTTAAAGAGATGTTCATGAGGTTTTTAAGGGAAAACCAGTCGAACATTTACAGTAAGGTTGTTGATGTGAAGAGCGTGAACAGCGCTGGAAGATCTGGGATTTATGAGGCTTTGCGCTCAGGCATACTCTCTAAAGCTCTCCAGCACATCAGGGTGGTCGAGGAGTCCTCCGCGGTCGAGGAGGTTTTAAAGCGTTTAGGAATGGGGAGAGAAGACGTCACTTACGGCTTAAGCGAGGTTGAACGCGCGGTTTCCCTCGGTGCAGTTGAGGAAATATTGGTGACAGACGAGCTGATTAGAGGCTCCTCAGATGATGAGATGCTTCACCTAGAGGAGCTCATACGAAGCGTTGAAGATAAAGGTGGTAGGGTCAGAATCATCAGCATTGAACATGAGGCGGGCGCGAAACTAAAGTCCCTTGGGGGAATAGCCGCCCTGCTACGCTTTCCAATAAGCCAATAA
- a CDS encoding phosphomannomutase/phosphoglucomutase — protein MISAVPESIFRAYDIRGIYGLDLDERVAHIIGRALADYAGNEGKTFIVGRDVRLSSGSLRSALISGMTACGLNVEDIGVVTTPLLYFATRHYRADGGVMVSASHNPPEWNGFKILFGKGFLCMGSGMEEFKEMALKGVFRESKKGAVKINTEAIRDYEEHVSKKVDVAGSLKVAADPGGGSCTVLIPRVFRKVGLDVYTIYGEPDGSFSKHPPEPNEQTLEELGRLVHECGADFGVSFDGDGDRAIFIDDRGRLVPSNMILSLLARYYLSRDKGAAVVYEVSCSMIVEETIRSFGGKPVLSRVGHTYIYDKMISENAVLGGETSGHFYFRDMYGFDDAVYASLKVAEVISKDGRKLSDIIDSMPKYPQIPVRSYRCPDEVKFKVVEELAEEFRSLGYKTVTVDGVKVITEDGWFLVRPSNTQPLIRMNAEAKDEDKLNSLVSFAEKEILRKLGG, from the coding sequence ATGATCTCAGCGGTACCTGAAAGCATCTTTAGAGCCTACGATATACGCGGCATCTATGGCTTAGACCTAGATGAGAGAGTAGCCCACATTATAGGGAGAGCCTTAGCGGACTACGCTGGCAACGAGGGGAAAACCTTCATCGTTGGCAGAGACGTAAGGCTAAGCAGCGGATCCCTCCGCAGCGCTCTTATAAGCGGTATGACCGCTTGCGGATTAAACGTTGAGGATATAGGAGTTGTGACAACACCGCTGCTCTACTTCGCTACGAGACATTATCGTGCGGACGGCGGGGTCATGGTTTCAGCGTCACATAACCCGCCTGAATGGAACGGCTTTAAAATCCTGTTTGGCAAGGGGTTCTTATGCATGGGCAGCGGAATGGAAGAATTCAAGGAGATGGCGCTTAAGGGAGTTTTCAGGGAATCAAAGAAAGGGGCGGTTAAAATCAACACCGAAGCCATCAGAGATTACGAGGAGCATGTCTCGAAAAAAGTGGATGTGGCTGGAAGCCTGAAAGTGGCGGCTGACCCCGGTGGAGGATCGTGCACCGTACTGATACCGAGAGTTTTCAGGAAGGTTGGTTTAGACGTCTACACTATATACGGTGAGCCGGATGGCTCATTCTCAAAGCACCCACCAGAGCCTAACGAGCAGACTCTAGAGGAGCTGGGGAGGCTTGTACATGAGTGTGGGGCTGATTTCGGGGTTAGCTTTGATGGTGATGGTGACAGGGCAATCTTCATCGACGATAGGGGTCGACTAGTCCCAAGCAACATGATTTTATCGCTGCTAGCCAGATACTATTTAAGCAGGGATAAGGGCGCAGCCGTTGTCTATGAGGTTAGCTGCTCCATGATCGTTGAGGAAACCATAAGGTCTTTTGGCGGAAAACCGGTTTTAAGCCGCGTTGGACACACATACATCTACGATAAGATGATAAGCGAGAACGCTGTTTTAGGCGGAGAAACAAGCGGCCACTTCTACTTCAGAGACATGTATGGTTTCGACGACGCTGTATATGCTAGCCTAAAGGTGGCTGAGGTCATATCGAAAGACGGGAGAAAACTCTCTGACATAATTGATTCTATGCCCAAGTACCCGCAGATACCAGTCAGAAGCTACAGATGTCCAGATGAAGTGAAGTTTAAGGTTGTTGAGGAGCTCGCAGAAGAATTTAGATCCCTAGGATATAAAACAGTAACTGTTGATGGGGTTAAAGTTATCACCGAGGACGGCTGGTTTCTTGTAAGGCCGTCTAATACGCAGCCGCTCATAAGGATGAACGCTGAGGCTAAAGACGAAGACAAATTAAACAGTTTAGTTTCATTCGCCGAGAAAGAGATCCTTAGAAAGCTAGGCGGATAG
- a CDS encoding DUF371 domain-containing protein — protein MKAVDEIVAFGHPLIKATHKSTFEVTKESFLTEKGDCIIAVRANKAARDLNEDFKEAAKKADATITIIIEVDGEREIVKAYGNPNLTLTHPTDIVVRKSSYVCGRTVAIRADKAACDLSRSLMGKLKGHERQVKITLIAER, from the coding sequence TTGAAGGCAGTTGATGAAATAGTGGCGTTTGGGCATCCGCTCATAAAGGCTACTCATAAATCTACATTTGAAGTGACGAAGGAGAGCTTTCTCACCGAGAAGGGCGACTGCATAATCGCTGTTAGAGCTAATAAAGCTGCAAGAGACCTAAATGAAGATTTTAAGGAGGCTGCGAAGAAGGCGGACGCCACTATAACAATTATTATTGAGGTGGACGGCGAAAGGGAAATCGTTAAAGCCTACGGTAATCCAAATCTGACCCTTACGCATCCAACAGACATTGTTGTCAGAAAAAGCAGCTACGTCTGCGGCAGAACTGTGGCGATCAGGGCGGATAAGGCTGCATGTGACCTCTCAAGAAGCCTTATGGGTAAACTTAAGGGGCATGAGAGACAGGTAAAGATAACGTTGATAGCTGAGAGATAG
- a CDS encoding DHH family phosphoesterase, with amino-acid sequence MIKWIFTHGDGDGVCAGALALAANPDAKVFFTHPSGLLEDLENVKNGDSAIICDISLPEDNLAVILKRFLEIDGSGELIYVDHHPLPENLQLENIPGKVIHSVSSSASELTYTLFQEKLTWLMSRVAIYGAVSDYLDNTPVISALLCRWDKRTIYFETGVLVQGLEGFRRDHEFKRKLVFHLASCQPPSLHPGLLEAALENTRREDEIIRSLSSYIKVYGDIAYALNVPFSAGKTATYVRALANTLVGVAGEERKGFIDMSLRTCEKGIDLNSILRRISLKFGGSGGGHPQAAGARIPKENFPKFIEELDIAVKSRAGE; translated from the coding sequence ATGATTAAATGGATCTTTACGCACGGCGACGGAGACGGCGTATGCGCTGGGGCATTAGCTTTAGCCGCTAACCCAGACGCTAAAGTCTTCTTCACGCATCCATCCGGCCTTCTAGAAGACTTGGAGAATGTTAAGAATGGCGACAGCGCAATAATATGTGACATATCTCTTCCAGAAGATAATTTGGCGGTTATCCTGAAAAGGTTTCTAGAGATCGATGGGTCGGGGGAACTCATATATGTTGACCATCATCCGCTGCCGGAAAACCTCCAGCTAGAGAATATTCCGGGAAAAGTCATTCACAGCGTCAGCTCCTCGGCTTCCGAGCTCACATACACGCTGTTTCAGGAAAAATTGACTTGGCTTATGAGCAGAGTTGCGATCTATGGGGCGGTTTCAGACTACTTGGATAACACTCCAGTAATATCTGCGCTGCTCTGCAGATGGGATAAGAGAACAATATATTTTGAGACCGGCGTTCTGGTGCAGGGGTTAGAGGGTTTTAGAAGGGATCACGAGTTTAAGCGGAAACTCGTTTTTCACCTAGCAAGCTGCCAGCCTCCAAGCCTACATCCGGGTCTACTCGAAGCGGCGCTAGAAAACACTAGGCGGGAGGATGAGATAATACGGTCATTAAGCAGCTATATTAAAGTTTACGGTGACATCGCGTACGCTCTTAACGTACCGTTCTCAGCGGGTAAAACAGCAACATACGTTAGAGCGTTAGCCAACACGCTGGTTGGGGTAGCTGGCGAGGAGCGGAAAGGCTTCATAGACATGAGCTTAAGGACATGCGAGAAAGGCATCGATTTAAACAGCATACTGCGCCGCATATCCCTGAAGTTCGGCGGAAGCGGAGGGGGGCACCCGCAGGCTGCGGGGGCGAGAATACCGAAGGAAAACTTTCCTAAGTTTATAGAGGAGCTAGATATTGCTGTAAAGAGCCGGGCTGGTGAATAG
- a CDS encoding SPOUT family RNA methylase, whose translation MSLKTDELDFSRASVIVKTLRNYEKVTAQILREIFPEAKVLAEPLNFSGLVLVWSNLPAEDLAKEIEAKVPEAERVLPIKCYSPARIESIMDAAKSAIEYLRDAKSFAVNTVRRGRHSFSSIDVNIRVGSVLKDALGCPVNLDFPDKVMFVEIIGPHAYIGVVDGSVFPKKMRPGKFQVREYFKKVSLVQMPYLGGLEASHEMGVRIGREAQTFEVGELVIAPIGSVRADDLNAFLKGVFEGIESRYQIQSKTYAHRPHRTEVYVQNLYELVRERAKEPIIVFEPEGEPISSISLELAETVIKSSRVSFLVGSREGIPHGVFRFASLVVDLCPGVTIATDLAAASALTALAFAVHQELSCNAKEKEEVK comes from the coding sequence ATGAGCCTGAAAACGGATGAATTAGACTTCAGTAGGGCTTCAGTGATAGTGAAGACTCTGAGAAACTATGAGAAGGTTACAGCTCAAATTTTAAGGGAGATTTTCCCTGAAGCCAAAGTTTTAGCCGAGCCGCTGAATTTCTCAGGCTTAGTTTTAGTTTGGTCGAACCTGCCCGCGGAGGATTTAGCCAAAGAGATTGAGGCGAAGGTTCCGGAGGCGGAGAGGGTTCTGCCAATAAAATGCTATTCGCCAGCTAGAATCGAATCAATTATGGACGCCGCTAAAAGCGCTATTGAATATTTAAGGGACGCTAAGTCGTTTGCAGTAAACACCGTTAGGAGAGGGCGCCACAGCTTCTCAAGTATAGACGTAAACATCAGGGTCGGCTCAGTATTAAAGGATGCCTTAGGATGCCCAGTCAACCTAGACTTCCCAGATAAAGTTATGTTCGTCGAAATTATTGGGCCGCATGCTTACATAGGCGTAGTTGATGGAAGCGTTTTCCCAAAGAAGATGAGGCCCGGAAAATTTCAGGTTAGAGAATACTTCAAGAAGGTTTCGCTTGTTCAAATGCCGTATTTAGGCGGCTTGGAAGCCTCCCATGAGATGGGCGTTAGGATTGGTCGTGAAGCCCAAACGTTTGAGGTTGGCGAATTAGTTATTGCGCCAATAGGATCCGTTAGGGCTGATGATCTAAACGCGTTTCTCAAGGGCGTCTTCGAGGGAATAGAGTCTAGATATCAGATACAGTCGAAAACATATGCGCATAGACCCCACAGGACCGAAGTCTACGTCCAGAACCTCTACGAGCTTGTTAGGGAAAGGGCGAAAGAACCCATAATAGTTTTTGAACCTGAAGGTGAGCCAATAAGCTCCATATCATTGGAGCTGGCTGAAACAGTTATCAAGAGTAGCAGGGTAAGCTTCCTAGTCGGCTCTAGGGAGGGCATACCCCACGGAGTATTTAGATTCGCAAGCCTAGTGGTGGATCTATGTCCAGGCGTCACGATAGCAACAGATCTGGCGGCGGCTTCAGCCCTAACAGCCTTAGCGTTCGCGGTACATCAGGAGCTGAGCTGCAACGCAAAGGAGAAGGAAGAAGTGAAGTAG
- a CDS encoding aldo/keto reductase, translated as MRKVVLGNSGLLVSRLCIGTDYSDIYGRSLIGRDILVKGFEMGVNFWDSSESYGSYPSIREAVKEIGRSKVVITSKSYSRSVEGARRDLEDALREIDTGYLDIFMLHAVDTIDDFKSRRDVLDFLLKAKRDGVIRAVGVSTHSSVLAMELARYPEIDVVLTVLNMEGINIHGGDLESMHKAIKALYDSGKGVYLMKVLGRGKLADRAKEALRYAFRVPYVHAVSVGVRSIRELEEAIRVEEEVDGV; from the coding sequence ATGCGTAAGGTAGTGCTTGGCAATAGCGGGCTGCTGGTTTCTAGGCTGTGCATAGGGACGGATTACTCGGACATTTACGGTAGATCGCTTATTGGACGCGATATATTGGTTAAGGGCTTCGAGATGGGCGTGAATTTCTGGGATTCTTCAGAAAGCTACGGCTCCTACCCGTCTATAAGGGAGGCTGTGAAGGAGATTGGGCGCAGTAAAGTTGTTATCACTAGTAAAAGCTATAGCAGGAGCGTTGAGGGCGCAAGAAGAGATCTTGAGGATGCTTTGAGGGAGATAGACACCGGCTACCTTGACATATTTATGCTGCACGCGGTTGACACAATAGACGATTTTAAAAGCAGGCGCGACGTGCTGGACTTTCTTCTTAAAGCGAAGAGAGACGGGGTTATAAGGGCTGTAGGCGTCTCAACACACTCCTCAGTTCTCGCAATGGAGCTCGCAAGATACCCGGAGATCGATGTTGTTTTAACGGTTCTTAACATGGAGGGAATAAATATTCATGGGGGAGATTTAGAAAGCATGCATAAAGCCATAAAGGCGCTTTACGATAGCGGTAAAGGAGTGTACTTGATGAAGGTTTTAGGGCGAGGAAAACTTGCAGACAGAGCGAAAGAGGCTCTCAGATACGCCTTCAGAGTACCTTATGTTCACGCTGTCTCCGTAGGTGTAAGAAGCATTAGGGAGCTTGAGGAAGCAATTAGGGTAGAGGAGGAGGTTGACGGGGTCTAG
- a CDS encoding alpha-L-arabinofuranosidase C-terminal domain-containing protein: MSKTSSLIVRLYDQVSVINPHIFGHFIEHLGRCIYPGIWVGEDSRIPNYEGLRRDALHAFKSISAPIIRWPGGCFADVYHWEDGIGPREQRPRRVNIWWGGEESNEFGTDEFIKLCKLTGAEPYICANVGSGSPSEALAWLEYCNYSGNTKYASLRSKNGHPEPYRVKYWGVGNENWGCGGSFDPVYYAWEYRRFATFLKQADPSVKLIACGHTSRDWNYRFMEALRDFIHLVDYLSIHYYFGNPQRYGGDISFSDEQYLNLLFDIQHLEYQIQQAISVVDFFSEGRKNIGIAVDEWGVWHPQATVESGLYQQNTLRDAILAASVLNLFIGYSRRVWMANIAQAVNVLQSICLTRGEKAVFTPTYHVFNIYQPHMGNIALKTDVDSPVIREPAEKDYVGQQRSQRRPLKPLKALDAAASVSQDRKSLVITLVNRSLDEDFDVKISLLGEGEFNGGSLAVLNARDVRAYNDFDFPENVWVREEDLPTAEGREFEFRAERHSVSRLNLRLRR; this comes from the coding sequence TTGAGTAAGACCTCAAGTTTAATCGTAAGGTTATATGATCAGGTCAGCGTCATAAACCCGCATATCTTCGGACATTTCATTGAGCACTTGGGTCGATGCATTTATCCAGGAATATGGGTTGGGGAAGACTCCAGAATACCGAACTATGAGGGGCTGAGGAGAGACGCCCTCCACGCGTTTAAATCCATCAGCGCACCAATCATCAGATGGCCCGGAGGATGCTTCGCAGACGTTTATCATTGGGAGGATGGCATAGGCCCAAGGGAGCAAAGGCCTAGGAGAGTTAACATATGGTGGGGTGGCGAAGAATCAAACGAGTTCGGCACAGATGAATTCATAAAACTATGTAAACTTACTGGCGCAGAACCATACATATGCGCCAACGTCGGCTCCGGAAGTCCCAGCGAAGCTCTGGCTTGGCTTGAGTACTGCAATTACTCCGGTAACACCAAGTATGCGAGTCTTAGATCAAAGAATGGTCATCCGGAGCCGTACAGGGTGAAGTATTGGGGTGTCGGAAACGAGAATTGGGGTTGCGGCGGCTCATTTGACCCAGTGTACTATGCTTGGGAATACCGTAGATTCGCAACATTCCTCAAGCAAGCCGATCCATCAGTTAAGCTGATAGCGTGCGGACACACGTCCAGAGACTGGAATTACAGGTTTATGGAGGCTTTAAGAGACTTTATTCATCTGGTAGACTACCTGTCAATACACTATTACTTCGGTAATCCGCAGCGCTATGGCGGCGACATAAGTTTCAGCGATGAACAATACCTTAACCTGCTTTTCGACATCCAGCACCTTGAATACCAGATTCAGCAAGCAATATCTGTGGTGGACTTCTTCTCTGAGGGCAGAAAGAATATAGGCATAGCTGTCGACGAGTGGGGGGTCTGGCATCCGCAGGCTACTGTTGAAAGCGGCCTATACCAGCAGAATACTTTGAGAGACGCCATACTGGCCGCATCGGTCCTAAACCTTTTCATCGGCTATTCGAGGAGGGTTTGGATGGCTAACATAGCTCAAGCGGTCAACGTTCTGCAAAGCATATGCCTTACGAGGGGCGAAAAAGCGGTCTTTACTCCAACATACCATGTCTTCAACATTTATCAGCCGCACATGGGGAACATAGCCCTAAAAACCGATGTCGATTCGCCTGTAATAAGGGAGCCTGCTGAGAAAGATTATGTTGGCCAGCAGCGCTCTCAGAGAAGACCCCTTAAGCCGCTTAAAGCCCTAGACGCGGCGGCATCAGTAAGCCAAGATAGAAAAAGCCTAGTGATAACTTTGGTTAACCGGAGCCTCGATGAGGATTTTGACGTCAAGATATCTCTGCTCGGTGAGGGTGAGTTTAACGGTGGTAGTTTAGCGGTTCTTAACGCTAGAGATGTAAGAGCATACAACGACTTCGATTTCCCAGAGAACGTGTGGGTTAGAGAGGAAGATCTGCCAACAGCTGAAGGCAGAGAATTCGAGTTTAGGGCTGAGAGACACTCGGTGAGCAGACTAAACCTTAGATTGAGGAGATAG
- a CDS encoding heavy metal-binding domain-containing protein translates to MRCPVCEAEVDEGARFCPKCGASLDTIKNIIVATTPTIPGYRIKRVLGVVTGLSPRTRGMLGRFIAGIETMFGGEVKAFTTEIEKARAEALERMKAKAAAMGANAVVGVDLETSDLGLGAGIIVISATGTAVIIEPEG, encoded by the coding sequence ATGAGGTGCCCAGTATGTGAGGCGGAGGTTGACGAGGGCGCAAGATTCTGCCCTAAATGCGGCGCATCTCTAGACACGATAAAGAACATTATTGTGGCTACAACACCTACAATACCGGGCTATAGAATTAAGAGGGTGCTTGGTGTAGTTACCGGCTTATCCCCTAGGACGAGGGGCATGCTTGGAAGGTTTATCGCAGGCATTGAAACGATGTTTGGTGGTGAAGTCAAAGCCTTCACAACAGAGATTGAGAAGGCGCGCGCAGAGGCTTTAGAGAGGATGAAGGCGAAGGCCGCAGCTATGGGGGCAAACGCTGTTGTCGGAGTGGATTTGGAGACATCTGACCTTGGTTTAGGCGCAGGCATAATTGTAATATCTGCCACCGGAACCGCGGTGATAATTGAGCCGGAGGGATAG
- a CDS encoding TMEM165/GDT1 family protein — protein MSMDLAPLLTSFSIIFLAELGDKTQICTIMLSSRSSAPSVFFGAMAAFFMVDGLSALLGGELLCMLPRNIIRLAAGLTFIVFGILSLIRREENRGICKDVSASFFRAFSLVALMELGDKTQIFSIFLAAQFGNPILVLAGIMLAFTVITGIGVFLGHKILRAVPEKFLRIGAAATFILLGLIQVAEALLSVD, from the coding sequence ATGAGCATGGATTTAGCGCCGCTGCTAACATCCTTCTCCATCATTTTCCTAGCCGAGCTCGGCGATAAAACTCAGATTTGCACAATTATGCTCTCATCCAGATCGTCAGCCCCCTCAGTCTTTTTTGGAGCCATGGCAGCATTCTTCATGGTTGATGGGTTAAGCGCTTTGCTGGGTGGGGAGTTGCTGTGCATGCTGCCAAGGAATATTATTAGGCTTGCAGCGGGTTTAACATTCATAGTTTTCGGCATACTCTCACTTATCCGCAGAGAAGAGAATAGAGGAATATGCAAAGATGTTAGCGCATCGTTTTTTAGAGCTTTTTCGCTGGTTGCATTAATGGAGCTAGGCGATAAGACGCAGATTTTCTCAATATTCCTAGCAGCCCAGTTCGGAAACCCTATACTGGTTCTGGCGGGCATTATGCTGGCGTTCACAGTAATAACTGGCATAGGCGTTTTCTTAGGCCATAAGATCCTAAGGGCTGTGCCGGAGAAGTTTCTGCGAATCGGGGCTGCCGCCACGTTTATCCTTCTGGGGCTAATCCAAGTGGCGGAAGCGCTACTTTCAGTTGATTAA
- a CDS encoding tyrosine--tRNA ligase, which translates to MEERLNLITRNTEETVTVNELRFLLETTSRPKAYWGFECSGLMHIGMGLVCGSKIKDIARAGFDFIIFLADWHSWINNKLGGLMENIRLCGEYFKQCFEALGVTSAGNVRFVWASDIAGDIEYWEKVIRIAKGSSLLRVRRALTIMGRELDMADIETAWIFYPCMQAADIFHLELDMACGGIDQRKAHMLARDSAEKMGWKKPVCLHTPLLSGLQPPAAEVSEGRFDEDAKLSEKIGIKMSKSKPESCIFVHDSPDEIRAKIRAAYCPPRQEEKNPILEHAKYIVFPELGHMEVPRPAKYGGPVTFEKYEDLRDAYLRGEIHPLDLKRGVAEALVKILEPVREYFKRKPDLLNEMRRIESSLKRE; encoded by the coding sequence GTGGAGGAGCGATTAAACCTGATTACCCGTAACACTGAAGAGACTGTGACCGTTAATGAGCTGCGCTTCCTACTGGAGACTACAAGTAGACCTAAGGCTTACTGGGGTTTTGAATGTTCGGGTCTTATGCATATTGGCATGGGTTTGGTCTGCGGCTCTAAGATTAAAGATATCGCCAGAGCCGGGTTCGACTTCATAATATTCTTGGCGGATTGGCACAGCTGGATAAACAATAAGCTGGGCGGGTTAATGGAGAATATACGCTTATGCGGCGAATATTTTAAGCAATGCTTTGAGGCTCTAGGGGTAACCTCGGCTGGCAATGTGCGCTTTGTCTGGGCTTCGGACATAGCGGGCGATATAGAGTATTGGGAGAAAGTCATAAGAATAGCTAAGGGCTCGTCGCTCCTAAGGGTTAGAAGGGCATTAACAATAATGGGGCGTGAGCTCGATATGGCTGACATAGAGACAGCATGGATATTTTATCCATGTATGCAGGCCGCCGACATATTCCATCTAGAGCTGGATATGGCTTGCGGCGGCATAGATCAGAGAAAAGCGCACATGCTGGCCAGGGATTCTGCTGAGAAGATGGGCTGGAAGAAGCCAGTATGTCTACATACACCGCTGCTTTCAGGGCTACAGCCCCCGGCCGCTGAGGTTTCAGAAGGCAGATTCGATGAGGATGCTAAACTAAGCGAGAAGATAGGCATAAAAATGTCTAAGAGCAAGCCTGAGAGCTGCATATTCGTTCATGATTCCCCAGATGAAATCAGAGCTAAGATAAGGGCAGCATATTGTCCGCCAAGACAGGAGGAGAAAAACCCTATCCTTGAGCACGCAAAATACATAGTTTTCCCCGAGCTAGGCCATATGGAGGTTCCGAGGCCAGCTAAATATGGCGGGCCAGTAACCTTCGAGAAGTATGAGGATTTGAGGGACGCCTATTTACGCGGCGAAATACATCCATTAGACTTAAAGCGCGGTGTTGCTGAAGCCCTAGTTAAAATACTTGAGCCTGTGAGAGAATACTTTAAGCGGAAACCCGATCTGTTGAACGAGATGCGTAGAATAGAGTCCAGCTTAAAGCGGGAATGA
- a CDS encoding RDD family protein, translating to MPYCRHCGFKLPDDALFCPNCGAAVPPAAPKSRPELASWGERIAAYFIDVIIIGLIVVPMVSIFLLPWRLLIEGFGWDLGVFASFSLTNVVSFLYWTFMEGVYGQSLGKMILKIKVVRADEKPMDIATAAIESLGKAFLPPIDFILGLILYPQRQQRLFNYISSTIVVKAS from the coding sequence ATGCCATATTGTAGGCATTGCGGCTTTAAGCTACCGGATGACGCCTTATTCTGCCCCAACTGTGGAGCAGCTGTCCCGCCAGCAGCCCCTAAATCTAGGCCGGAGCTGGCCAGCTGGGGTGAGAGAATAGCCGCATACTTTATAGATGTTATTATAATTGGGCTTATAGTGGTTCCAATGGTCTCCATATTCCTTTTGCCCTGGAGACTTCTGATCGAGGGTTTTGGATGGGATCTCGGTGTATTTGCGAGCTTCAGTCTCACCAACGTGGTCTCGTTTCTATACTGGACTTTCATGGAGGGGGTTTACGGGCAATCTCTTGGAAAAATGATTCTGAAGATTAAAGTTGTTAGGGCTGATGAAAAACCCATGGATATCGCAACAGCGGCCATAGAAAGCCTAGGGAAAGCCTTTCTGCCCCCAATAGACTTCATTTTAGGCTTAATATTATACCCGCAGAGGCAGCAAAGATTATTTAACTATATATCGAGCACCATTGTCGTTAAAGCTAGTTAA